Proteins encoded together in one Planctomyces sp. SH-PL14 window:
- a CDS encoding efflux RND transporter periplasmic adaptor subunit, with translation MPFRLLLGLLLVLPLCGCGKRNQPVQLTPPQVDWAYPLEKPIVETIEFTGTTRATARVELRAQVGGILEKIAFEDGATVKEGDLLFVIEQPPYQAKLQLAQATVQKAEAALKKADLAIQRVRKLFSQNAAPETDVENAEAARDTALADVSAAKAELKNAELQVGYTEIRAPITGRISRHLVDRGNLIQAQMTALATIESIAPIHAFFYVSERELLRVMELLRSKSIPDPSKIRPELFLGLINEKGFPRKGYLDYREFGVDTGTGTVLRRGVFDNEDHALIPGLFVRIQAPLGDPAPRLLVEERAVGTNQQGEFVLVIGPENKVELRLVQLGPSYDGLRVVKSGLGAQDKVIINGLQLAAPSRPVTPSDEKRMRTTAELESASKGSPAAPAAAKTDDKTPTKVPAEEQSKTPAAPPSPDSLDGPKTEGAAAPMEPAAEGERSNAPQTKEATSPATSTPPEGEGKT, from the coding sequence ATGCCGTTTCGCCTGTTGCTGGGCCTCCTTCTCGTGCTGCCGCTCTGCGGCTGCGGCAAGCGCAACCAGCCGGTCCAGCTCACCCCGCCCCAGGTCGACTGGGCCTACCCCCTCGAAAAGCCGATCGTCGAGACGATCGAGTTCACCGGAACCACCCGGGCGACCGCCCGAGTGGAGCTCCGGGCCCAAGTCGGCGGGATCTTGGAGAAGATCGCGTTCGAGGACGGGGCAACGGTGAAGGAGGGGGACCTCCTGTTCGTCATCGAACAGCCCCCCTATCAGGCCAAACTGCAGCTGGCCCAGGCGACCGTCCAGAAGGCGGAAGCGGCCCTCAAGAAAGCAGACCTGGCGATCCAGCGGGTCCGCAAGCTCTTCAGTCAGAACGCCGCCCCGGAGACCGACGTCGAAAACGCCGAGGCGGCCCGCGACACCGCCCTGGCCGATGTCTCGGCCGCCAAAGCCGAGCTCAAGAACGCTGAACTCCAGGTCGGCTACACCGAGATTCGGGCTCCGATCACCGGGCGGATCAGCCGGCACCTCGTCGACCGCGGAAACCTGATCCAGGCTCAGATGACCGCGCTGGCGACGATCGAAAGCATCGCTCCGATCCACGCGTTCTTCTACGTCAGCGAGCGCGAACTCCTCCGCGTCATGGAGCTGCTGCGGTCCAAGTCGATCCCCGACCCGAGCAAGATCCGCCCCGAACTGTTCCTGGGGCTGATCAACGAGAAAGGTTTCCCGCGCAAAGGTTACCTCGACTACCGCGAGTTCGGCGTCGACACCGGGACCGGAACCGTCCTCCGCCGCGGTGTCTTCGACAACGAGGACCACGCGCTCATCCCGGGCCTCTTCGTTCGCATCCAGGCTCCGCTCGGCGATCCGGCTCCACGACTGCTCGTCGAAGAGCGGGCGGTCGGAACGAACCAGCAGGGGGAATTCGTCCTTGTGATCGGCCCCGAGAACAAGGTTGAGTTGCGGCTCGTGCAGCTCGGCCCCTCTTACGACGGCCTGCGAGTCGTGAAGTCCGGACTCGGCGCCCAGGACAAGGTGATCATCAATGGCTTGCAGCTCGCCGCTCCGTCCCGGCCAGTGACCCCCAGTGACGAGAAGCGGATGCGGACCACCGCGGAACTCGAGTCCGCTTCCAAGGGTTCCCCCGCCGCGCCGGCCGCCGCGAAGACCGACGACAAGACGCCAACCAAGGTGCCGGCGGAAGAGCAATCGAAAACCCCCGCGGCTCCCCCTTCGCCCGATTCGCTCGACGGCCCGAAGACCGAAGGGGCTGCCGCCCCGATGGAACCCGCGGCCGAGGGGGAGCGATCCAATGCGCCGCAGACGAAGGAGGCCACTTCCCCGGCGACCTCAACCCCGCCGGAAGGAGAGGGGAAGACCTAG